The proteins below come from a single Malus domestica chromosome 03, GDT2T_hap1 genomic window:
- the LOC103407729 gene encoding uncharacterized protein — protein MESYNACSVKADTGKAPTRLQQRAPASLHLDEIASTASTNPSSNDDATMTIPLLSPVLIPSPHPVAVAMEKAGDQNVSSIAPPFPAAGGWQHPAVGPFVDPSTLFAMFQTQCMIANQARTEYKSFSNINLHFSTVSDYI, from the exons ATGGAGAGTTACAATGCGTGCAGCGTCAAAGCCGATACAGGGAAGGCTCCAACTAGGTTACAACAGCGTGCCCCGGCGTCTCTTCACCTTGATGAAATTGCAAGCACTGCCTCGACCAACCCTTCATCAAACGATGACGCCACAATGACAATCCCATTACTGTCTCCGGTACTCATTCCATCCCCGCATCCAGTGGCAGTAGCGATGGAAAAAGCCGGTGATCAGAACGTGAGTAGTATTGCACCGCCTTTTCCTGCTGCAGGGGGGTGGCAACACCCGGCTGTGGGTCCTTTTGTGGATCCCTCAACGTTGTTTGCCATGTTTCAAACCCAGTGCATGATCGCAAACCAAGCGCG AACAGAGTACAAATCATTCTCAAATATTAACCTGCATTTCTCCACGGTTTCTGATTATATTTGA